One window of the Capnocytophaga haemolytica genome contains the following:
- a CDS encoding phenylacetate--CoA ligase family protein, with the protein MKNQIPTIEQASEKEIIAFQEQKLREMIAYIAEKSVFYQRLFKENNINPKDIQSIADLKRIPTTNKDDLQQFGDDFLCVDKQMIVDYASTSGTMGTPVTFGLTDRDLDRLAYNESISLACAGIQKGDIIQLMTTIDRRFMAGLAYFLGIRKLGASIVRVGAGIPELQWDSIHIYKPKYLIAVPSFLLKMIEYAENHAIDYRNSSVKGVICIGEALRDEHFENTLLTDKILQKWEGLELFSTYASTEMSTTFTECSEKRGGHHHPELIITEILDDQGQNAPEGTAGELTITTLGVEAMPLLRFRTGDIVFMEKKPCSCGRNTMRISPVIGRKQQMIKYKGTTLYPPVLMDLLATFDEIDNYIIEINTNDILTDEILIRVGTKKPTQELKEAICNHFRAKIRVVPRIEFCNIEDLDKEIYPKGSRKPVRFIDKRKISY; encoded by the coding sequence GTGAAAAATCAAATCCCAACCATAGAACAAGCCTCCGAGAAGGAAATCATCGCCTTCCAAGAGCAAAAACTACGCGAAATGATCGCTTATATCGCTGAAAAATCCGTCTTCTATCAGCGATTATTCAAAGAAAACAATATTAATCCGAAGGACATACAGTCAATCGCCGATTTAAAGCGCATCCCCACTACCAATAAGGACGATTTGCAGCAATTCGGCGATGATTTTCTCTGTGTTGATAAGCAGATGATCGTTGATTATGCATCCACATCGGGCACTATGGGCACGCCCGTAACTTTTGGGCTTACCGATAGGGATCTCGACAGATTAGCCTACAACGAATCCATATCACTTGCCTGTGCTGGCATCCAAAAAGGGGATATTATACAATTAATGACCACTATCGACAGGCGTTTTATGGCTGGTTTGGCATATTTTCTCGGTATTCGCAAGTTAGGAGCCAGCATTGTGCGTGTAGGAGCGGGCATTCCCGAGCTGCAATGGGATTCTATTCATATTTATAAGCCAAAATACCTCATAGCGGTGCCTTCTTTCCTGCTAAAAATGATAGAATATGCCGAAAACCACGCTATTGATTACAGAAACTCATCCGTAAAGGGCGTTATTTGTATCGGTGAGGCTTTACGCGATGAACACTTTGAGAACACCCTTCTCACTGATAAAATATTGCAAAAATGGGAAGGATTAGAGCTATTTTCTACCTATGCTTCCACCGAAATGAGCACCACCTTCACTGAATGTAGCGAAAAACGCGGCGGTCATCACCATCCTGAGCTTATCATCACTGAAATTCTCGATGATCAAGGACAAAACGCCCCTGAAGGAACCGCAGGAGAGCTTACTATCACCACTTTGGGCGTTGAGGCGATGCCTCTTTTGAGATTCAGAACGGGAGACATCGTTTTTATGGAAAAAAAGCCTTGCTCGTGTGGGAGAAACACAATGCGCATAAGCCCTGTGATTGGACGCAAGCAGCAGATGATTAAATACAAAGGAACCACGCTTTATCCGCCCGTGCTGATGGATTTGCTTGCTACTTTTGACGAGATTGACAATTACATCATCGAGATTAACACCAACGACATCCTCACCGACGAGATATTGATACGTGTGGGGACAAAAAAACCTACCCAAGAGCTCAAAGAAGCCATTTGCAATCATTTTAGAGCTAAAATACGTGTGGTTCCTCGAATAGAATTTTGTAATATCGAAGATTTGGACAAAGAAATCTATCCTAAAGGCAGTAGAAAGCCTGTTCGATTTATAGATAAACGAAAAATTTCGTATTAA
- a CDS encoding T9SS type A sorting domain-containing protein, which translates to MPSALTATATSANITCHGANNGSITFNIAGGTPPYSYSIAKNSAPFSPYTPFSDSSNKITNLAAGNYNVHIQDANGCSVKDGMGNPINFRFTITEPPALSIKAGTESITHITTPNANDGAYNATLEGGNGNTYTGTLTKIGSTYQSQQIGNVFNFQGLSAGDYRFVAADSKGCTTQTTFTIKDYVPMQVTITVTQPISCHSANPDPNDKDENLNGIGDKNENGTLSASVTGGLGNYKYQWFQQKNGTPIKMENKQEPILKNCSEGIYSLQVKDFSNNVVTQTVQLKFPEKLNIRVEAPLMQCSQPNSGTAKVFVTGGNPPYHYRWSNGDTTNSISNLTAGKYLITVTDHNGCSTQTQVILKFPDAIEVQPIVQHNRCYGVADGSISLKISGGKGAITIQWFDSTGKPITEHLSADKKQLTDLTAGTYKVVLSDESDCPTVTELIEVKPAAEIPFSFPDEITLCQGDYYLYTVSDTDFTQCSWVDSTGKEVATDNTFSATLAGVYTLKAIYKGSCQITKQFTVKQKNETFEMDFLAATTSYYDYTLKLIDISKRIDSEQWLLPEGVEMISQQNREAEIRFPKEGVYTIGLQGTLGGCTKRVYKKFWTEKDRIGIGNSDDFHKRISVLVVPNPAGRGTAPYIKVEMTEKSPINVRIFNILGQELFNKDFPAEEHFKILTNSLTLSAGDYIVIVQADKDIIAAKMVIN; encoded by the coding sequence ATGCCCTCAGCGCTCACAGCAACCGCCACAAGCGCCAATATCACCTGTCACGGTGCCAATAACGGCTCCATCACCTTCAACATCGCAGGCGGCACGCCTCCCTATAGCTACAGCATTGCCAAAAACAGTGCCCCATTCTCGCCCTATACCCCTTTTAGCGATAGCTCCAATAAAATCACAAATCTTGCCGCGGGCAACTACAACGTTCATATTCAAGACGCTAACGGTTGCTCAGTAAAAGATGGCATGGGCAACCCTATAAACTTCCGCTTTACCATCACAGAGCCCCCTGCCCTATCCATCAAAGCTGGAACAGAAAGTATTACCCATATTACTACCCCAAATGCAAATGACGGAGCTTATAACGCAACTCTTGAAGGCGGTAATGGCAATACTTACACAGGCACCCTCACCAAGATTGGCAGTACTTATCAAAGCCAGCAAATAGGTAACGTATTTAACTTTCAAGGCCTCTCCGCAGGCGACTATCGCTTTGTCGCTGCCGACAGCAAGGGCTGTACGACCCAAACCACCTTTACCATAAAGGATTACGTCCCTATGCAAGTCACCATCACCGTCACTCAGCCCATCTCCTGCCATAGTGCCAACCCCGACCCCAACGACAAGGACGAGAACCTCAACGGTATCGGCGATAAAAACGAAAACGGCACCCTCTCCGCCTCAGTCACTGGCGGATTAGGCAATTACAAGTATCAGTGGTTCCAGCAAAAAAATGGAACTCCTATAAAGATGGAAAATAAACAAGAGCCTATTCTTAAAAATTGCTCAGAAGGTATATACTCTCTTCAAGTAAAGGACTTTTCTAACAATGTCGTCACCCAAACCGTCCAACTAAAATTCCCTGAAAAGCTCAACATCCGTGTGGAGGCGCCTCTGATGCAATGTTCACAGCCCAACAGTGGCACTGCCAAAGTCTTTGTCACAGGGGGGAATCCGCCCTACCACTACCGCTGGAGCAATGGCGATACCACCAACAGCATCAGCAACCTCACTGCTGGAAAGTACCTTATCACTGTTACTGACCATAACGGTTGCAGCACACAAACGCAGGTCATCCTCAAATTCCCCGACGCCATCGAGGTGCAACCCATTGTCCAGCACAACCGTTGCTATGGTGTCGCCGACGGGAGTATCTCCCTAAAAATCTCTGGGGGCAAAGGCGCCATCACCATACAGTGGTTCGACAGCACTGGAAAACCTATCACTGAGCACCTTAGCGCCGATAAAAAGCAACTAACAGACTTAACCGCAGGTACTTATAAGGTCGTCCTCAGCGATGAGAGCGACTGCCCCACCGTCACCGAACTCATAGAGGTAAAGCCCGCCGCCGAAATCCCGTTTAGCTTCCCCGATGAGATAACCCTTTGCCAAGGCGACTACTACCTATACACTGTCAGCGACACCGATTTTACCCAATGTTCTTGGGTTGATAGCACAGGCAAGGAAGTCGCCACAGACAACACTTTTAGTGCTACCCTCGCAGGGGTTTACACCCTAAAAGCCATATACAAAGGAAGTTGTCAGATCACCAAGCAATTCACCGTAAAACAGAAAAACGAGACTTTCGAGATGGATTTCCTCGCTGCCACCACCTCTTATTACGATTACACACTCAAACTCATCGACATCTCAAAACGCATTGACTCCGAGCAATGGCTTCTACCTGAGGGAGTTGAAATGATTTCACAGCAAAATCGTGAAGCTGAGATCCGTTTTCCCAAGGAGGGCGTTTACACCATCGGGCTTCAAGGCACACTCGGCGGTTGCACCAAGCGCGTCTACAAAAAATTCTGGACGGAGAAAGATCGGATCGGTATCGGAAACAGCGACGATTTTCACAAGCGCATCAGTGTGCTGGTAGTGCCCAACCCAGCAGGCAGAGGCACTGCCCCCTACATCAAAGTCGAGATGACCGAGAAAAGTCCTATCAACGTTCGTATATTCAACATCTTAGGACAAGAGCTCTTCAACAAAGATTTCCCCGCCGAAGAGCACTTCAAGATCCTCACCAACTCCCTCACCCTCTCCGCTGGCGACTACATCGTAATCGTCCAAGCCGATAAAGACATCATCGCCGCCAAAATGGTCATAAATTAA
- a CDS encoding transglutaminase domain-containing protein, protein MEIENKELYRFVAAPEWAQSLTDEEMIKLLVNSDFAREVTEEGRDYCYFLHKYIKVDNDRTSEYAFMAYTLTQPENLERASMYDMVLEENEFYEVNRIAVYRNGQLIDKTSDTTVKVLDNESESNRGVISSSKKLNLSIKDLHLGDILILEDIKVKVFTEKEFLRRDFVKHILISPDVYWAYGKYHYKFINDRDKPVAYKKFFYRDAQGKLLPEVKGHLDKGQSFEILEYDFINPVDPNREIFPFIDFATEANWYDLSNYIYPLYKEAFEAKLEDFAPDFTQKLDAMNSLDEKIEYVIEYVQNNIYYLYNADEMNGHKPQEPHLTYQNKQGDCKAKSVLMKVMLAYLGVEADVVLVNYNSDFYLKYYLPSLLSFNHVIVKIKYNGEEYFVDATDRNRFGRLEKRAVLSFCHYMEIAPDNILKIRKPTHFPDYCIDEKVRVEVKENKGTIVLETTYRFNRADGIRSYFKSTSKKEILDSWSNALYYNLNYCNDRKGKDLRDIFKDAKIEITKDDKVENEVVTRYEARLDEPYFTDQQGKRFLMYFDGSVVKNNVREFQHSDSSFWHSFDSERYDIELLTDENIDTKEKYTVQECDINNLYFKHKTEKFITKHSGKVVVEYDPLTNIEVPLDQFEALREDYHIVADSNYGIGIDIVEKGIGGWLKRIFK, encoded by the coding sequence ATGGAAATAGAAAACAAAGAACTTTACCGCTTTGTAGCAGCACCTGAATGGGCACAGTCCCTTACAGATGAGGAAATGATTAAACTGCTAGTAAATAGTGATTTTGCCCGCGAGGTAACCGAAGAGGGGCGTGATTACTGCTACTTCCTACATAAATATATAAAAGTGGATAACGATCGCACTTCTGAGTATGCCTTTATGGCGTATACACTTACGCAACCTGAGAACTTAGAGCGTGCTTCTATGTACGATATGGTGCTTGAGGAGAATGAGTTCTATGAAGTAAATCGCATTGCAGTGTATCGCAATGGGCAACTCATTGATAAAACGAGTGACACCACTGTAAAAGTACTTGACAATGAGAGTGAGAGCAACCGTGGGGTGATCAGTAGTTCAAAGAAACTCAATCTCTCTATAAAAGACTTGCATTTGGGTGATATTCTCATCTTGGAGGATATCAAGGTAAAGGTATTTACGGAGAAGGAATTTTTGCGCCGAGATTTTGTAAAGCATATACTCATCAGTCCAGATGTATATTGGGCTTACGGCAAGTATCATTATAAGTTTATCAACGATAGAGACAAGCCCGTAGCCTATAAGAAGTTTTTCTATCGTGATGCGCAAGGTAAATTGTTACCAGAGGTAAAAGGTCATTTGGATAAAGGTCAGAGCTTTGAAATCTTAGAGTATGACTTTATCAATCCTGTTGACCCCAATCGTGAGATATTCCCATTTATTGACTTTGCAACTGAGGCTAATTGGTATGACTTATCGAACTATATCTACCCACTTTACAAGGAGGCTTTTGAGGCTAAATTAGAAGATTTTGCACCTGATTTTACACAGAAATTAGATGCTATGAACAGTCTTGACGAAAAGATAGAGTACGTAATTGAATATGTACAGAATAATATATACTATCTATACAACGCCGATGAGATGAACGGTCATAAACCACAAGAGCCACACCTCACTTACCAGAATAAGCAAGGAGATTGTAAAGCAAAAAGTGTACTAATGAAAGTAATGCTGGCGTATCTCGGGGTAGAGGCTGATGTCGTATTGGTGAATTACAACTCGGATTTCTATCTGAAGTATTACCTACCTTCTCTATTATCATTTAATCACGTAATTGTAAAGATCAAATATAATGGAGAAGAATACTTTGTAGATGCTACAGATCGTAACCGATTTGGCAGGCTTGAAAAACGTGCTGTCTTGTCATTCTGCCACTATATGGAGATTGCACCCGATAATATACTCAAGATAAGGAAACCAACCCATTTCCCAGATTACTGCATTGATGAAAAGGTGCGTGTAGAGGTAAAAGAAAACAAGGGAACGATTGTATTAGAGACTACTTACCGCTTTAATAGGGCTGATGGTATTCGTTCTTACTTTAAATCAACTAGCAAAAAGGAGATACTCGACAGCTGGAGTAATGCTTTGTATTACAACCTGAACTATTGCAATGATAGAAAAGGAAAGGATTTACGTGATATCTTTAAAGACGCTAAGATTGAGATTACTAAAGATGACAAGGTAGAGAATGAAGTAGTAACACGCTATGAAGCACGCCTTGATGAACCCTATTTTACAGATCAGCAAGGAAAGCGATTCCTTATGTACTTCGATGGTAGTGTAGTAAAGAATAATGTTAGAGAGTTTCAGCATAGTGACTCGAGTTTTTGGCATAGTTTTGACAGTGAACGCTATGATATTGAACTTCTCACTGATGAGAATATTGATACCAAAGAGAAATACACCGTACAAGAGTGTGATATTAACAATCTCTACTTTAAGCATAAGACAGAGAAGTTCATCACCAAGCACTCAGGTAAAGTAGTGGTGGAATACGACCCTCTGACCAATATTGAGGTGCCCTTAGATCAATTCGAGGCTTTGCGCGAAGATTATCACATTGTTGCCGACAGCAACTACGGCATCGGCATCGATATCGTCGAAAAAGGAATCGGAGGATGGTTAAAACGCATTTTTAAATAA